The DNA sequence TACACATGGGCAGGGCTTGTATGCACTAGGCAGGGATTTTACTAAGATCAATGTGTTGAAATCAAGAGGCTTTTTCTAGTTCTCTTCTCAACCCATTACCAGCACAGCCCGTGGAAGGATTGATCTGGCAGACAGACCAGACCCTTCCTTagaaggcaggaaaaggaaaaggtGTGAACTTTTTGCCCTGATCCGCAGTGATTTTTGAAGGTAAGTATCATCATTTCCATTTTCCAGATAGCTAGCATGAGGATTTACGCCCACTTCTGTGTGTCTCCAAAGCCTTCTTGTTCTTTCCATTACCCAAGCACTCCTTCTCCAAGGTTGGAACACCAAGGAGCACCCCTCTGCCTAGGTCTGTGAGGACCCTCCGTAACATCAgctgctctgtcttccaggtccACCTGGCCGGACAGGTAACCGGGGAAAGCCAGGACCAAAGGGCAAAGCCGGGGCCATTGGGCGGGCTGGCCCCCGTGGCCCCAAGGGGGTCAACGGCACCCCCGGGAAGCATGGCACGCCAGGCAAGAAGGGGCCTAAGGGCAAGAAGGGGGAGCCGGGCCTCCCAGGCCCCTGCAGCTGCGGCAGTGGCCATACCAAGTCAGCTTTCTCGGTGGCAGTGACCAAGAGCTACCCACGGGAGCGGCTGCCCATCAAGTTTGACAAGATTCTGATGAACGAGGGTGGTCACTACAATGCTTCCAGCGGCAAGTTCGTCTGCGGCGTGCCTGGGATCTACTACTTCACCTATGACATCACACTGGCCAACAAGCACCTGGCCATCGGCCTGGTGCACAACGGCCAGTACCGCATCCGGACCTTTGATGCCAACACCGGCAACCACGACGTGGCCTCGGGCTCCACCATCCTGGCTCTCAAGCAGGGTGACGAAGTCTGGCTGCAGATCTTCTACTCAGAGCAGAATGGGCTCTTCTACGACCCTTACTGGACAGACAGCCTCTTTACGGGCTTCCTAATCTATGCCGACCAGGATGACCCCAACGAGGTATAGACATGCCAGTGTGGTCCTCCAGGCGGGGAGCAAGCTTCTGGACTTGGgcttacagagcaagacccctcaACTgtaggctgggggtggggggtccaGTGAGCAGTTCTAGCCTCAGGCTGACCtcctctgcctctttttttccccatcattAAATCCAAACCTTTTTATTCATCCAACCATCTATTTATTCACTTCTTTTTAAAGTATCTACTGTGTAACAGGCACTATGCTATTCTCTGAAAGGCGCAACAGTGGACAAGGCAGAGCATCTGTCCTCATACGGCTTACATTCTAGCAGGAGATACAATTTACAAATAACCAAGCAAATAATGTAATATTATGCCAGGATAGAAATGAACATGCCATGGTTGACAGTAATAGGAATAACAGGAGACAGGGAAGACGTGGAAATTTGtttccgtttgtttgtttgttttgcctttttaggTTTACTTACATACAGTGACTCTCCAAATTTTAAGTTGACAGCTCAGTGAATAATTTTTACTTATGTGTACACCCTGAAACCTCCATGTAGATCGAAGAACAAGCTATTTCCAGTCTCTCACCTCCCTTCCCCAAAGGCTCTCTTAAGACCCCTCTAAGTCAGTACCTGGAAAAGTTCCATTTTTGAGCTGAGTTCCAAAGAAGGAAATAGAGCAATGCAAAGGCCTCGGAAAAGAGGTCTCCCAGCAAAAGACTCTGCAAGTGCAAAGACTTTGACAGAAAAGAGGGAGGGGCCAACGTCAGAACTGAGAAGCAAGGCATGAGGCGTGAGGCTGGAAGATAATACAGAACCTCCCAGGCCATGGCAGAGCTCGTTCCACTCACAAAGGCTTATCAGAATGCAAAGTGAGCATGACACTGATAAGCAGATCATCTTGAATCTGCTCAATGCATGAGTCAAGTCGGCCACAGACTTGAGCAGTTTATTATTAGTTAATCTTTTGCAGGTCCGCTTCTCAATGAATGAGATACACCAGGATATGCACGTACgcctgagaaccactgctctaagaTGGCAGGAATGGATCCCATGCAAATGAATCTCACCCCAAGCCCAGGTGTTTCCAGTATGCAGGGATCTGAGGGCTTAAGAAGCCACAGTAAAAGT is a window from the Rhinopithecus roxellana isolate Shanxi Qingling chromosome 3, ASM756505v1, whole genome shotgun sequence genome containing:
- the C1QTNF2 gene encoding complement C1q tumor necrosis factor-related protein 2 → MGKLCLGPALGPAAAADESRDAEPRRELLCSGRPWTWRAAARVTTMIPWVLLACALPCAADPLLGAFARRDFRKGSPQLVCSLPGPQGPPGPPGAPGPSGMMGRMGFPGKDGQDGQDGDRGDSGEEGPPGRTGNRGKPGPKGKAGAIGRAGPRGPKGVNGTPGKHGTPGKKGPKGKKGEPGLPGPCSCGSGHTKSAFSVAVTKSYPRERLPIKFDKILMNEGGHYNASSGKFVCGVPGIYYFTYDITLANKHLAIGLVHNGQYRIRTFDANTGNHDVASGSTILALKQGDEVWLQIFYSEQNGLFYDPYWTDSLFTGFLIYADQDDPNEV